The following coding sequences are from one Electrophorus electricus isolate fEleEle1 chromosome 22, fEleEle1.pri, whole genome shotgun sequence window:
- the LOC118240564 gene encoding histone H1-like, whose protein sequence is MAEVAPAPAAAAPAKAPKKKAAARPKKAGPSVGELIVKAVSASKERSGVSLAALKKALAAGGYDVEKNNTRVKLAIKSLVTKGTLVQTKGTGASGSFKINKKQAEAKKTPAKKAAPKAKKAPAKKPAAAKKPKKVAAKKPAAAAAAKKSPKKAKKPAAAAKATKSPKKAKKPAAPKKAAKSPKKAKTAKPKTAKPKAAKAKKAAPKKK, encoded by the coding sequence ATGGCAGAAGTAGCTCCAGCCCCCGCCGCCGCTGCGCCGGCCAAAGCGCCCAAGAAGAAAGCTGCTGCGAGGCCCAAGAAAGCGGGACCCAGCGTCGGTGAGCTTATCGTCAAAGCTGTTTCTGCTTCCAAAGAACGGAGCGGCGTCTCTCTCGCCGCTCTGAAGAAAGCTCTGGCTGCGGGCGGTTACGACGTGGAGAAGAACAACACTCGCGTCAAGCTTGCTATCAAAAGCTTGGTGACAAAGGGAACTCTGGTGCAGACCAAAGGTACCGGTGCCTCTGGATCTTTTAAGATCAACAAGAAGCAAGCTGAAGCCAAGAAGACGCCCGCTAAGAAAGCCGCGCCTAAGGCGAAAAAAGCGCCCGCCAAGAAACCTGCCGCGGCTAAAAAGCCCAAGAAGGTAGCGGCAAAGAAgcccgccgccgccgccgctgcAAAGAAGTCTCCCAAGAAGGCGAAGAAACCTGCTGCCGCCGCGAAAGCCACCAAGAGCCCtaagaaagcaaagaagccgGCCGCCCCGAAGAAGGCAGCCAAGAGCCCCAAGAAGGCAAAGACTGCCAAGCCCAAGACTGCCAAGCCAAAGGCTGCAAAGGCGAAAAAAGCTGCCCCCAAGAAGAAGTAA
- the LOC118240569 gene encoding histone H2A-like — translation MSGRGKTGGKARAKAKTRSSRAGLQFPVGRVHRLLRKGNYAERVGAGAPVYLAAVLEYLTAEILELAGNAARDNKKTRIIPRHLQLAVRNDEELNKLLGGVTIAQGGVLPNIQAVLLPKKTEKTVKTK, via the coding sequence ATGAGTGGAAGAGGGAAGACCGGCGGTAAGGCCAGGGCTAAGGCCAAGACTCGCTCCTCTCGCGCTGGCTTGCAGTTCCCTGTGGGCCGTGTGCACAGGCTTCTGCGCAAAGGTAATTATGCCGAGCGCGTTGGTGCCGGTGCTCCGGTCTATttggctgctgtgctggagtATCTGACTGCTGAGATTCTCGAGTTGGCAGGCAACGCCGCCCGTGACAACAAGAAGACCCGTATCATTCCTCGTCATCTGCAGCTCGCCGTGCGTAACGACGAGGAGTTGAACAAGCTGTTGGGAGGTGTGACTATTGCTCAAGGTGGCGTGCTGCCCAACATTCAGGCTGTTCTGCTGCCCAAGAAAACCGAGAAGACGGTCAAGACCAAGTAA
- the LOC118240566 gene encoding histone H3 yields MARTKQTARKSTGGKAPRKQLATKAARKSAPATGGVKKPHRYRPGTVALREIRRYQKSTELLIRKLPFQRLVREIAQDFKTDLRFQSSAVMALQEASEAYLVGLFEDTNLCAIHAKRVTIMPKDIQLARRIRGERA; encoded by the coding sequence ATGGCAAGAACGAAGCAGACCGCCCGTAAGTCCACCGGTGGTAAAGCCCCGAGAAAGCAGCTTGCCACCAAGGCTGCCCGTAAGAGTGCCCCAGCCACCGGCGGCGTGAAGAAGCCTCATCGTTACAGGCCTGGTACAGTAGCTCTGAGGGAGATTCGTCGTTATCAGAAGTCTACCGAGTTGCTGATCCGCAAGCTGCCCTTCCAGCGCCTGGTGAGAGAAATTGCTCAGGATTTCAAGACCGATCTCCGTTTCCAGAGCTCTGCCGTTATGGCCTTGCAGGAGGCTAGCGAGGCATACCTGGTGGGCTTGTTCGAGGATACTAACTTGTGCGCAATCCACGCCAAGAGAGTCACCATCATGCCCAAGGACATCCAGTTGGCCCGCCGCATTCGCGGAGAGCGTGCTTAA
- the LOC118240581 gene encoding histone H2B, protein MPEPAKSAPKKGSKKAVTKTAGKGGKKRRKSRKESYAIYVYKVLKQVHPDTGISSKAMGIMNSFVNDIFERIAGEASRLAHYNKRSTITSREIQTAVRLLLPGELAKHAVSEGTKAVTKYTSSK, encoded by the coding sequence ATGCCCGAGCCTGCCAAGTCCGCGCCGAAGAAGGGATCCAAAAAAGCCGTGACTAAGACGGCCGGTAAAGGAGGCAAGAAACGCAGAAAGTCGAGGAAGGAAAGTTATGCTATCTACGTGTATAAAGTCCTGAAACAGGTCCACCCCGACACCGGTATCTCTTCCAAGGCTATGGGGATCATGAATTCCTTTGTGAATGATATCTTCGAGCGCATCGCTGGTGAGGCTTCTCGGCTCGCTCACTACAACAAGCGTTCAACCATCACCTCCAGGGAGATCCAGACCGCCGTGCGCCTTCTGCTTCCTGGTGAGCTGGCCAAGCACGCCGTATCTGAGGGTACAAAGGCCGTCACCAAGTACACCAGCTCCAAGTAA
- the LOC118240563 gene encoding histone H1-like — protein MAEVAPAPAAAAPAKAPKKKAAARPKKAGPSVGELIVKAVSASKERSGVSLAALKKALAAGGYDVEKNNTRVKLAIKSLVTKGTLVQTKGTGASGSFKINKKQAEAKKTPAKKAAPKAKKAPAKKPAAAKKPKKVAAKKPAAAAAAKKSPKKAKKPAAAAKATKSPKKAKKPAAPKKAAKSPKKAKTVKPKTAKPKAAKAKKAAPKKK, from the coding sequence ATGGCAGAAGTAGCTCCAGCCCCCGCCGCCGCTGCGCCGGCCAAAGCGCCCAAGAAGAAAGCTGCTGCGAGGCCCAAGAAAGCGGGACCCAGCGTCGGTGAGCTTATCGTCAAAGCTGTTTCTGCTTCCAAAGAACGGAGCGGCGTCTCTCTCGCCGCTCTGAAGAAAGCTCTGGCTGCGGGCGGTTACGACGTGGAGAAGAACAACACTCGCGTCAAGCTTGCTATCAAAAGCTTGGTGACAAAGGGAACTCTGGTGCAGACCAAAGGTACCGGTGCCTCTGGATCTTTTAAGATCAACAAGAAGCAAGCTGAAGCCAAGAAGACGCCCGCTAAGAAAGCCGCGCCTAAGGCGAAAAAAGCGCCCGCCAAGAAACCTGCCGCGGCTAAAAAGCCCAAGAAGGTAGCGGCAAAGAAgcccgccgccgccgccgctgcAAAGAAGTCTCCCAAGAAGGCGAAGAAACCTGCTGCCGCCGCGAAAGCCACCAAGAGCCCtaagaaagcaaagaagccgGCCGCCCCGAAGAAGGCAGCCAAGAGCCCCAAGAAGGCAAAGACTGTCAAGCCCAAGACTGCCAAGCCAAAGGCTGCAAAGGCGAAAAAAGCTGCCCCCAAGAAGAAGTAA
- the LOC118240573 gene encoding histone H2A-like, translating into MSGRGKTGGKARAKAKTRSSRAGLQFPVGRVHRLLRKGNYAERVGAGAPVYLAAVLEYLTAEILELAGNAARDNKKTRIIPRHLQLAVRNDEELNKLLGGVTIAQGGVLPNIQAVLLPKKTEKTVKTK; encoded by the coding sequence ATGAGTGGAAGAGGGAAGACCGGCGGTAAGGCCAGGGCTAAGGCCAAGACTCGCTCCTCTCGCGCTGGCTTGCAGTTCCCTGTGGGCCGTGTGCACAGGCTTCTGCGCAAAGGTAATTATGCCGAGCGCGTTGGTGCCGGTGCTCCGGTCTATttggctgctgtgctggagtATCTGACTGCTGAGATTCTCGAGTTGGCAGGCAACGCCGCCCGTGACAACAAGAAGACCCGTATCATTCCTCGTCATCTGCAGCTCGCCGTGCGTAACGACGAGGAGTTGAACAAGCTGTTGGGAGGTGTGACTATTGCTCAAGGTGGTGTGCTGCCCAACATTCAGGCTGTTCTGCTGCCCAAGAAAACCGAGAAGACGGTCAAGACCAAGTAA
- the LOC118240577 gene encoding histone H2B, which produces MPEPAKSAPKKGSKKAVTKTAGKGGKKRRKSRKESYAIYVYKVLKQVHPDTGISSKAMGIMNSFVNDIFERIAGEASRLAHYNKRSTITSREIQTAVRLLLPGELAKHAVSEGTKAVTKYTSSK; this is translated from the coding sequence ATGCCCGAGCCTGCCAAGTCCGCGCCGAAGAAGGGATCCAAAAAAGCCGTGACTAAGACGGCCGGTAAAGGAGGCAAGAAGCGCAGAAAGTCGAGGAAGGAAAGTTATGCTATCTACGTGTATAAAGTCCTGAAACAGGTCCACCCCGACACCGGTATCTCTTCCAAGGCTATGGGGATCATGAATTCCTTTGTGAATGATATCTTCGAGCGCATCGCTGGTGAGGCTTCTCGTCTCGCTCACTACAACAAGCGTTCAACCATCACCTCCAGGGAGATCCAGACCGCCGTGCGCCTTCTGCTTCCTGGTGAGCTGGCCAAGCACGCCGTATCTGAGGGTACAAAGGCCGTCACCAAGTACACCAGCTCCAAGTAA
- the LOC118240562 gene encoding histone H1-like → MAEVAPAPAAAAPAKAPKKKAAARPKKAGPSVGELIVKAVSASKERSGVSLAALKKALAAGGYDVEKNNTRVKLAIKSLVTKGTLVQTKGTGASGSFKINKKQAEAKKTPAKKAAPKAKKAPAKKPAAAKKPKKVAAKKPAAAAAAKKSPKKAKKPAAAAKATKSPAKAKKPAAPKKAAKSPKKAKTAKPKTAKPKAAKAKKAAPKKK, encoded by the coding sequence ATGGCAGAAGTAGCTCCAGCCCCCGCCGCCGCTGCGCCGGCCAAAGCGCCCAAGAAGAAAGCTGCTGCGAGGCCCAAGAAAGCGGGACCCAGCGTCGGTGAGCTTATCGTCAAAGCTGTTTCTGCTTCCAAAGAGCGGAGCGGCGTCTCTCTCGCCGCTCTGAAGAAAGCTCTGGCTGCGGGCGGTTACGACGTGGAGAAGAACAACACTCGCGTCAAGCTTGCTATCAAAAGCTTGGTGACAAAGGGAACTCTGGTGCAGACCAAAGGTACCGGTGCCTCTGGATCTTTTAAGATCAACAAGAAGCAAGCTGAAGCCAAGAAGACGCCCGCTAAGAAAGCCGCGCCTAAGGCGAAAAAAGCGCCCGCCAAGAAACCTGCCGCGGCTAAAAAGCCCAAGAAGGTAGCGGCAAAGAAgcccgccgccgccgccgctgcAAAGAAGTCTCCCAAGAAGGCGAAGAAACCTGCTGCCGCCGCGAAAGCCACCAAGAGCCCTGCGAAAGCAAAGAAGCCGGCCGCCCCGAAGAAGGCAGCCAAGAGCCCCAAGAAGGCAAAGACTGCCAAGCCCAAGACTGCCAAGCCAAAGGCTGCAAAGGCGAAAAAAGCTGCCCCCAAGAAGAAGTAA
- the LOC118240567 gene encoding histone H3, with product MARTKQTARKSTGGKAPRKQLATKAARKSAPATGGVKKPHRYRPGTVALREIRRYQKSTELLIRKLPFQRLVREIAQDFKTDLRFQSSAVMALQEASEAYLVGLFEDTNLCAIHAKRVTIMPKDIQLARRIRGERA from the coding sequence ATGGCAAGAACGAAGCAGACCGCCCGTAAGTCCACCGGTGGTAAAGCCCCGAGAAAGCAGCTTGCCACTAAGGCTGCCCGCAAGAGCGCCCCAGCCACCGGCGGCGTGAAGAAGCCTCATCGTTACAGGCCTGGTACAGTAGCTCTGAGGGAGATTCGTCGTTATCAGAAGTCTACCGAGTTGCTGATCCGCAAACTGCCCTTCCAGCGCCTGGTGAGAGAAATTGCTCAGGATTTCAAGACCGATCTCCGTTTCCAGAGCTCGGCCGTTATGGCCTTGCAGGAGGCTAGCGAGGCATACCTGGTGGGCTTGTTCGAGGATACTAACTTGTGCGCAATCCACGCCAAGAGAGTCACCATCATGCCCAAGGACATCCAGTTGGCCCGCCGCATTCGCGGAGAGCGTGCTTAA